The following coding sequences are from one Tachysurus vachellii isolate PV-2020 chromosome 7, HZAU_Pvac_v1, whole genome shotgun sequence window:
- the rwdd gene encoding RWD domain-containing protein 4: MTANEEQEMELEALRSIYEGDDCFKELSPNSFQFRIGDLNESKSFLMDISLPETYPETAPQISLDAFFNNRISSETKQLIISKLHEQVEANLGSAMMYTLFEWAKENQEMLMENHQPVVSAVTLTSTSEVNSQVSVSKKKEKKEQLTKAQKRKMIGRTDNKGELPRGWNWVDVIKHVSMV, translated from the exons ATGACTGCCAACGAGGAGCAGGAG atGGAGTTAGAAGCTCTGCGCTCAATTTACGAAGGTGACGATTGCTTCAAAGAGCTGAGTCCTAACTCCTTCCAGTTCAGG ATAGGAGACCTGAACGAGTCCAAATCATTCCTGATGGATATCTCACTGCCTGAGACGTACCCAGAAACTGCACCTCAAATATCCTTAGATGCCTTTTTCAACAACAGAAT CTCATCAGAGACCAAGCAGTTAATCATCTCCAAGCTGCATGAGCAGGTGGAGGCGAACCTGGGCAGTGCCATGATGTACACTCTGTTTGAGTGGGCCAAAGAAAACCAGGAGATGCTGATGGAGAATCACCAGCCTGTAGTGTCTGCTGTG ACCCTGACTTCTACCAGTGAAGTGAACAGTCAAGTCTCAGTCAGtaagaaaaaggagaagaaggaacAGCTCACCaaagcacaaaaaagaaaaatgataggAAGAACTG acaACAAAGGTGAACTGCCCAGAGGTTGGAACTGGGTCGACGTCATCAAG CATGTGAGTATGgtttaa